A single Pseudodesulfovibrio aespoeensis Aspo-2 DNA region contains:
- a CDS encoding YkgJ family cysteine cluster protein codes for MTTIRSSDSDTCRRCALLGPTCCRMTAGQEEFCFPVSQMEKDRVRDHAPFTGGFVLTPNSVAFIDNVCRLFPGESDLIHELFPARGEHYRLTVDTMGACRFLGPEGCEIPYEARPYYCRLYPFWVVGREVTFFDAPTCLARREEKTLPRMLKCFDTNKSSVLDLHGRLRLAWGLPPTRGACTVKRGF; via the coding sequence ATGACCACGATCCGGTCCAGCGACTCCGACACCTGCCGCCGATGCGCCCTCCTGGGCCCCACCTGCTGCCGCATGACGGCAGGGCAGGAGGAGTTCTGCTTTCCCGTGTCCCAGATGGAGAAGGACCGCGTCCGCGATCATGCCCCCTTTACCGGTGGCTTTGTGCTCACGCCCAACAGCGTGGCCTTCATCGACAATGTCTGCCGTTTGTTTCCGGGCGAGAGCGACCTGATACACGAATTGTTTCCCGCCCGGGGCGAGCACTATCGCCTGACGGTGGACACCATGGGAGCGTGCCGGTTTCTCGGCCCGGAAGGGTGCGAGATTCCCTACGAGGCCCGGCCATACTATTGTCGGCTCTATCCCTTCTGGGTGGTGGGGCGGGAGGTGACGTTCTTCGACGCGCCCACCTGCCTTGCCAGACGGGAGGAGAAGACGCTGCCGCGAATGCTCAAATGCTTTGACACGAACAAGTCCTCGGTCCTGGACCTCCATGGGAGGCTCCGGCTGGCCTGGGGGTTGCCGCCCACGCGGGGTGCGTGCACGGTAAAAAGAGGTTTTTGA